One genomic region from Sciurus carolinensis chromosome 2, mSciCar1.2, whole genome shotgun sequence encodes:
- the Gfra4 gene encoding GDNF family receptor alpha-4 translates to MAHCMGPVLLLLLLLLLLLGSASSAGGNRCVDAAEACTANALCQRLRTEYVEQCLGRVVNGGCPRSRCHRALRRFFSRGPQALTHALLFCPCASPACGERRRQTFVPACAFSGLGQEPPSCLARMDACERSRVCRPRLLTFQASCSSVPITRDSCLRDQGPSCLRAYAGLVGTAITPNYVDNASARVAPWCDCRASGNRREECEAFQGLFTRNRCLDGAIQSFDSQWPSILQDQLGSHHDPGQRLLQVPSADRPLEGSSLQSILPVLVLQALL, encoded by the exons ctgctgctactactATTACTGG GGTCTGCAAGCTCCGCTGGGGGGAACCGCTGCGTGGACGCTGCCGAAGCGTGCACAGCCAACGCGCTGTGCCAGCGACTGCGCACGGAGTACGTGGAGCAGTGTTTGGGGAGGGTCGTAAACGGGGGGTGCCCCCGCTCCCGCTGCCACCGCGCCCTGCGCCGTTTCTTCTCCCGCGGGCCGCAGGCGCTCACCCACGCGTTGCTCTTCTGTCCATGTGCGAGCCCCGCGTGCGGCGAGCGACGGCGCCAAACCTTCGTGCCCGCCTGCGCCTTCTCGGGACTGGGCCAGGAGCCGCCCTCCTGTCTCGCACGGATGGACGCTTGCGAGAGGAGCCGGGTCTGCAG GCCCCGCCTCCTGACCTTCCAGGCCTCCTGCTCGTCGGTCCCCATCACCCGAGACAGTTGCCTGCGGGACCAGGGCCCCAGTTGCCTGCGCGCCTACGCGGGCCTGGTGG GTACCGCGATCACCCCCAACTACGTGGACAACGCGAGTGCGCGCGTGGCTCCCTGGTGCGACTGCAGAGCCAGCGGAAACCGGCGTGAGGAGTGCGAAGCCTTCCAGGGGCTCTTTACAAGGAACCGCTGCTTGG ATGGTGCCATACAATCCTTTGACAGCCAATGGCCCTCAATCCTGCAGGACCAACTGGGTTCCCACCACGACCCTGGGCAGCGCCTCCTACAG GTACCCTCTGCAGACAGGCCCCTGGAAGGGAGCTCCCTGCAGTCCATACTCCCTGTCCTGGTTCTCCAGGCCCTGCTCTGA